From one Holophagales bacterium genomic stretch:
- a CDS encoding virulence RhuM family protein, with protein MEQQPPTGEIILYRTDDGQTRVECRFAGETVWLSQALMAELFQKDVRTINEHLQNLFAEGELESTATIRKFRIVRREGAREVAREVEHYSLDAILAVGYRVRSRRGVQFRRWATDRLREYLVKGFTMDDERLKNPPVNGSGVPDYFDELLERIRDIRASERRMYLRVREIFALAADYDAARKDTVEFFKVIQNKLHFAATGKTAPELIAERADHTLPTMGLTSWKGDGVRKTDVTVAKNYLRELEISDLNRIVTMWLDFAEDQARRRKQVFLKDWETRLNDFLRFNDRSVLTNAGSVSAATAHEQAEAEYAKFASQRRALLEAEGQRAAIDSLEEAAKALPGPKKPRARSPKK; from the coding sequence CTGGAGCAGCAGCCCCCGACGGGCGAGATCATCCTGTACCGGACCGATGACGGCCAGACGCGCGTGGAATGCCGTTTCGCCGGGGAGACCGTCTGGCTAAGCCAGGCCCTGATGGCGGAGCTCTTTCAGAAGGACGTCCGGACGATCAACGAACACCTCCAGAATCTCTTTGCGGAGGGGGAGCTCGAGTCGACGGCAACTATCCGGAAATTCCGGATAGTTCGCCGCGAGGGGGCCAGAGAAGTCGCGCGGGAGGTCGAGCACTACAGCCTGGATGCAATCCTCGCTGTCGGCTACCGCGTGCGTTCTCGCCGCGGGGTTCAGTTCCGGCGCTGGGCGACGGATCGGCTCCGCGAGTACCTCGTGAAGGGCTTCACGATGGACGACGAGCGGCTGAAGAACCCGCCCGTCAATGGCTCCGGCGTCCCGGACTACTTCGACGAACTCCTCGAACGGATCCGGGACATCCGGGCCAGCGAACGCCGAATGTACCTCCGGGTCCGGGAGATCTTCGCCCTGGCTGCCGACTACGACGCCGCCCGGAAGGACACGGTCGAGTTCTTCAAGGTGATCCAGAACAAGCTCCACTTCGCCGCCACCGGAAAGACCGCCCCGGAGCTGATCGCCGAGCGAGCCGACCATACCCTCCCGACCATGGGCCTCACGAGCTGGAAGGGGGACGGCGTCCGGAAGACGGACGTGACCGTGGCGAAGAACTACCTTCGCGAGCTCGAGATCTCCGACCTGAACCGCATCGTGACGATGTGGCTCGACTTCGCAGAGGACCAGGCTCGGCGCCGGAAGCAGGTCTTCCTCAAGGACTGGGAGACGCGTCTCAACGACTTCCTGCGGTTCAACGACCGCTCGGTTCTGACGAACGCCGGTTCGGTCAGCGCCGCTACCGCCCACGAGCAGGCGGAGGCCGAATACGCCAAGTTCGCGTCGCAGAGGCGGGCACTCCTCGAAGCCGAGGGCCAGCGTGCTGCCATCGACTCGCTCGAGGAAGCCGCCAAGGCGCTCCCCGGCCCGAAGAAGCCGAGAGCCCGGAGCCCCAAGAAGTGA
- a CDS encoding site-specific DNA-methyltransferase has translation MKPLTPSDPETKSADVLAENVAALQALLPEAFIEGKIDFEVLKQLLGGTVEEREEKYGLNWHGKRRARQIALTPSTGTLRPCPEESVDWDTTQNLMIEGDNLEVLKLLQKSYAGKVKLIYIDPPYNTGKDFVYPDNFQDNIKNYLELTGQVDGEGKKLSSNTEASGRFHTDWLNMMFPRLKLARTLLALDGFLLVSIDDSELSNLRTALNEVMGEENFIAVLVSAQTERTMRGSSLSGTSTWSSTRAIRPC, from the coding sequence ATGAAGCCACTGACGCCGAGTGATCCAGAGACCAAGAGCGCCGACGTCCTCGCGGAGAACGTTGCTGCGCTTCAGGCGCTCCTCCCCGAGGCCTTCATCGAGGGAAAGATCGACTTCGAGGTCCTCAAGCAGCTCCTCGGCGGCACCGTCGAAGAGCGGGAGGAGAAGTACGGCCTGAACTGGCACGGCAAGCGACGGGCCCGGCAGATCGCCCTGACCCCGTCGACCGGGACCCTTCGCCCGTGCCCGGAGGAGAGCGTTGACTGGGACACGACGCAGAACCTGATGATCGAGGGGGACAACCTCGAGGTCCTGAAGCTCCTCCAGAAGAGCTACGCCGGCAAGGTGAAGCTCATCTATATCGACCCGCCTTACAACACGGGTAAGGACTTCGTCTATCCGGACAACTTCCAGGACAACATCAAGAACTACCTCGAGCTGACCGGTCAGGTGGACGGCGAGGGGAAGAAGCTCTCTTCGAATACAGAGGCTTCCGGGCGCTTCCACACCGACTGGCTGAACATGATGTTCCCGCGCCTGAAACTGGCGAGGACGTTGCTTGCCCTGGATGGCTTTCTCCTCGTCAGTATTGACGATAGCGAACTTAGCAACCTTCGTACGGCTCTGAACGAAGTGATGGGCGAGGAGAACTTCATCGCGGTCTTGGTGTCGGCACAAACAGAAAGAACCATGCGCGGTTCTTCTCTGTCGGGCACGAGTACGTGGTCGTCTACGCGCGCGATAAGGCCCTGCTGA
- a CDS encoding DUF4391 domain-containing protein has translation MSATAFVEALAIPADARVGHRVPKKVLLEQGAPTAADKRHIQAGIDELLWVAALKPSNVGVPAYRDAVREYLEIAVLTVVLRPEAKAPRLVELIHRAIPYPLVLVATQAGTTAFTLAQKRFSQTDRSQVVVDGVVTNGPVSSIPTSEEASFLASLAIAHQPARDLLTVYQGWLDRVAALEAARITGVFALPDSSARAAQRRTALDEYARLQREAASLRAQAVVEKQISRRVDLNLELKRIDAALAELLRTL, from the coding sequence ATGAGCGCCACGGCCTTTGTCGAGGCGCTGGCCATTCCCGCGGACGCGCGGGTGGGCCACCGGGTTCCGAAAAAGGTTCTCCTCGAACAGGGAGCGCCGACCGCCGCCGACAAGCGCCACATCCAGGCTGGCATCGATGAGCTCCTCTGGGTGGCCGCGCTCAAGCCCTCGAACGTGGGCGTGCCTGCCTACCGGGATGCCGTCCGGGAGTATCTGGAGATCGCCGTCCTGACGGTGGTCCTTCGACCCGAGGCGAAGGCACCCCGTCTCGTGGAGCTCATCCATCGCGCCATCCCCTACCCGCTCGTTCTCGTGGCGACGCAGGCAGGGACCACGGCGTTCACCCTGGCGCAAAAGAGGTTCTCTCAGACCGACCGCAGCCAGGTTGTCGTGGATGGTGTCGTCACGAACGGACCTGTCTCTTCGATTCCCACGAGCGAAGAAGCGTCGTTTCTGGCGAGCCTCGCGATAGCCCATCAGCCTGCCCGGGACCTTCTAACGGTGTATCAGGGCTGGCTCGACCGGGTCGCGGCGTTGGAAGCCGCTCGCATCACCGGAGTCTTTGCACTCCCTGATTCTTCGGCCCGGGCCGCCCAGCGGCGGACAGCGCTCGATGAGTACGCGCGCCTCCAGCGCGAAGCCGCCTCCCTCCGGGCGCAGGCAGTTGTCGAGAAACAGATCAGTCGCCGGGTCGACCTCAATCTCGAGCTGAAGCGAATCGATGCCGCCCTCGCCGAACTGCTGAGAACGCTCTAA
- a CDS encoding AAA family ATPase: protein MAEGLITEVPSIRSEADADTFMAAFEESHQALLELQEDTYQFFGERNVGGGKLDTFTQFVYVPAVRDAQQETGSKGTSFSQLLDLAVLRRVNALPQVAGLLQQLRKIVTETFEPEEVRGSLTTLEKDINAVLQPFVPTESLSLRWSGEPSVTYEAPKILPSLTEDAFSGEISRKGHGLQRALILALLSHLARVRTARTEPGEMAPQSDVLGGPARDLPPAVRRGPDYIIGIEEPELYQHPNRCRHFASVLRHLAAEQGEDGSNTQILFTTHSPYFVSLEHFENVRLVRKDARDAFGLTCTSLSSHTVEEFRVAWADICGRDPQDVTVGSLLARLLRTMTDSVSEGFFADVVVLVEGIGDVGVLTAVAEEKKAEWVAQGVTVLAVDGKENLAAPILIFRALGIPTYFIFDGDQHLKGKGKSCNEHQAKATQKGFSDSVAFR from the coding sequence TTGGCGGAGGGCCTGATCACGGAGGTCCCGTCCATTAGATCGGAGGCCGACGCCGATACCTTCATGGCGGCATTCGAAGAAAGCCATCAGGCCTTGCTTGAGCTTCAGGAGGACACCTATCAGTTCTTCGGCGAAAGGAACGTCGGGGGTGGCAAGCTCGATACCTTCACGCAGTTCGTCTATGTGCCGGCGGTACGAGACGCACAGCAGGAAACCGGTAGTAAGGGGACGAGCTTCTCCCAACTTCTCGATCTGGCGGTTTTGCGGCGGGTGAACGCCTTGCCACAAGTCGCAGGTCTTCTTCAGCAACTCCGGAAGATCGTGACGGAGACCTTTGAACCCGAGGAGGTACGAGGAAGCCTCACAACGCTCGAGAAGGACATCAACGCCGTCCTCCAGCCTTTCGTCCCCACCGAATCCCTCTCCCTTCGATGGAGCGGCGAGCCGAGTGTCACCTACGAGGCTCCGAAGATCCTTCCCTCTCTCACGGAAGACGCCTTTTCCGGGGAGATTTCGCGGAAAGGGCACGGCCTCCAGCGGGCGCTGATTCTCGCCCTCCTCTCCCACCTGGCGCGCGTTCGTACCGCACGAACGGAGCCCGGAGAAATGGCACCGCAGAGTGATGTGCTCGGGGGGCCGGCCCGTGATCTGCCTCCTGCGGTCAGAAGGGGGCCTGACTACATCATCGGGATCGAGGAGCCCGAGCTCTACCAGCATCCGAACCGCTGCCGTCACTTCGCCTCGGTCCTCCGGCACCTCGCGGCTGAACAAGGAGAGGACGGGTCGAACACGCAGATTCTCTTCACGACGCACTCTCCCTACTTCGTCTCCCTCGAGCATTTCGAGAACGTCCGCCTTGTTCGGAAGGATGCGAGGGACGCGTTCGGCCTAACGTGCACGAGCCTCTCATCTCATACGGTCGAGGAGTTCCGAGTCGCCTGGGCCGACATCTGTGGGCGAGATCCGCAGGATGTCACGGTCGGAAGCCTTCTCGCTCGTCTGCTCAGGACGATGACCGATTCCGTGAGCGAGGGCTTCTTCGCCGATGTCGTTGTGCTCGTCGAGGGAATCGGGGACGTCGGCGTCCTGACGGCGGTCGCAGAGGAGAAAAAGGCGGAGTGGGTCGCTCAGGGCGTAACGGTTCTCGCCGTCGACGGGAAGGAGAATCTGGCGGCGCCAATCCTGATCTTTCGCGCCCTGGGCATCCCGACGTACTTCATTTTCGACGGTGACCAGCACCTGAAGGGCAAAGGAAAGAGCTGTAACGAGCACCAGGCGAAGGCAACACAGAAGGGCTTCTCCGACTCGGTGGCGTTTCGGTAG
- a CDS encoding AAA family ATPase — protein sequence MRITEVHVENFRGVQCATLHCGALTALVGRNGAGKSTFLHALDLFYRPNATVTSEDFFHRRTDAPIAIRVTFEDLHPDETEAFRAYVHGNVLSVTKRFQPTSQGSTAGGQYFAARRVYGRFSSARAQSARKKINEILRASEAPLGGGPDHGGPVH from the coding sequence ATGCGAATCACTGAGGTACACGTCGAGAACTTCCGGGGCGTGCAGTGCGCCACGCTCCACTGCGGCGCTCTGACGGCGCTTGTGGGGCGAAACGGAGCTGGGAAGAGCACATTTCTGCATGCCCTCGACCTCTTCTATCGGCCGAACGCGACAGTGACCTCCGAGGACTTCTTTCACCGTAGGACAGATGCTCCGATAGCAATTCGGGTGACCTTCGAGGATCTTCACCCCGACGAGACAGAGGCATTCCGCGCATACGTTCACGGCAACGTGCTGTCCGTAACGAAGCGCTTTCAGCCGACCAGCCAAGGCAGTACCGCTGGAGGGCAGTATTTCGCGGCGCGCCGCGTCTACGGCAGGTTCAGTTCCGCCAGGGCCCAGTCAGCGAGGAAGAAGATCAACGAAATCCTCCGAGCTAGCGAGGCTCCTCTTGGCGGAGGGCCTGATCACGGAGGTCCCGTCCATTAG